Sequence from the Armatimonadota bacterium genome:
CCACAACGACCTCCGCCTTGCGGTCAGTCTGTTGTCTGGTGATGTAAAATTTTGTGATTAGCGCTGCAGCATTAGCTGCAGCGCCTGGCGCTATTCCCAGTCCACAAGGACCGGCAGTCCATCCTGCACGGTTACGGACTTAATGACACCATTGCCTACCTCGGCAATTTCGGAAAGCAGCCAGGACATCTGTGCTTTAAGCGCGAAGTCTCTTTCCTGCGGTGTTTGTGTCTCGGTCTTCTTGGTGTACTTTCTGCTGCGGCGAAACGCAGGCGCTGGATACTGCAGCGGCTTGCCGTCTCTGACATGAAGCGTCTCGACCTTGCCATAGCGCAGCTTCCGCATTGCCTCGACAAGCCAGTCTTCCGACTCATCGAGCGACGATTTCATTTGGTCCATTCTTTGCCTCCTTCGAGTTCTCAAGTGATTTGTAATCCATCAGCACATGGCCATACTGCTCAGTTCTATATTTACCGGAACCGCATGTGAAGTGGTGAAATTTATTTTTAACGGCCTCAAACCTCGACAAGTTGAGGCCAGATCAGCCTCCGCGAAAATTCCACCCCCACTTAGTTATTTACTTCTGTAATCCATGAAGTGTCGGGATTATTTTTTGTGGGGACGGAACATGTGGACGCCTGTCCCCTCGATTATAGCAACCGAACAAGTGTTCGGTCAACACCAACAAATCTACTCCCACACAGGCGCGAGCCAACCAGCCCTCGCAGAGTTTTCCGACACATCCTGGTTTTCGGAAGTACATATCAAGTGGGAGCGAAACCACGGGGATTCTCTTCCAGGCGCGCCATTTTACCCCGCACCAGATGATCCTTTGGAGGACGGATGTGAACAGAACAGTCTACAAAATCCAGTTCGCTAAAAGGCTGCCTGTCGGAATGGTGGACTACCACCTTATGACGGCAGCGCTCGCGGCTGAGAGCCTTTACGGAAGAAACGCGGTGCGCCTGGACGCGGTGGCGCGGCTTAACTCGAAGAATCGCACAGTAATTATCGATGCTGAGACCCAGGTCGGAGTCGACCTCGCCAAGATGTTCATGGGCTTCATGACTAACGAGTACGGCGAGAAGAGCTTTGCCGTTACGAAGGCAGAGGAGTTTATGCGCTTTGACGACCAAGAGCTTTTAGCGAGGGTCATTCTGTGAGCAAGCGGTTCCTCACTACCTATTCATTCTGGAACTCGTTTCGTAATTGCCGGAAGGCGTGCGAGTGGCGGTATTTGGAAGAGTTGGTTCCCATCAGTCGGGACCAGGCTCTCTCATTCGGGACGCTTATCCACTCATGCCTTGAGATGTGGCACGGTGGCAGCGGATTGGATGCGGTGCTTGACTTCATCGACAAGTCACTACCGAACCGCTCGCAGGATGAATCCCAGAAGTCCGACTGGCACCTGGCGACGGCAATGATGACGGGTTACGCCGCGCGCTACCCGGTTGAAGAATTCGAGATTGTTGCTCTTGAGAAGATCTTCGAGGGCAGGATCATAAATCCCGCGACAGGAGCGTGCTCACGGAGTCTTATCATTGCTGGGAAAGTCGACGGCATTGTAAGAATCGGCCGGGATTACTACATCCTGGAGCACAAGACTGCCTCGCAGCTAGACGCCGACTATCTTGAGCGACTGTGGACCGACCTACAAATAAGCCTCTATGCGCATTACGTCGAGCAGGCATTTGGTATCAAGATCGTGGGTGTCATCTACAACGTGCTCGTGAAGGCGAAGCTCCAGCAGAGCAAGGGCGAGACCCAGGCCGAGTTTGATACCCGCCGCGCGGAGTTGCTTGCAAAGTCCAAGACCGGCAAGACGACGGCGGCGCGCAAGCTGCCGGAGACCGACGAAACGTTCCAGGAACGACTGGCCGCGAAGTATGCCGAGCCAGGCATGCTTCATCGTGAGATGCTCTACATCTCGCGTGATCAGTTCGACGCCATGAGAGCCGACCTCTGGGAGCTTGCCCGGCAGTTCCTCGACTGCCGCCGCCGTGGTGCATTCTATCGCAACACGGCATTCTGCTTTGCCAACCACAGGCAATGCGCCTATTTCCCGCTGTGCCGTGCAAACGGCAACGAGAATGTGATCGCCAACTTCTACGAGGTAAAACCGCCGCACGAGGAACTGCGGTCGGACGATACTGCTGACCAGGATAAGGAGACATTCTAATGCTGCTTCCAACTGCAAAGACGCCGCCAAAACCCAATCTGGCGGACCTGACGGTGTTATGTTACGGAGCCACGAAGATAGGCAAGAGCACATGGTGCTCTTATTCCGATAACGCGATCTTCCTATCGACCGAACCGGGTCTCAATTCCCTGGAAGTGTTCCAGGTCCCGATCCGGTCGTGGGACGAGCTGCTCACAACCTGCGGCGAGATCGCCGAGGGCAACCATGAGTTCAAGACAGTCATCATCGACACCGTGGACAATGCCTATCGTATGTGCGCGGACTACGTCTGCCGGAAGTTTAAGGTCGAGCACGAGTCCGACCTCGGTTACGGAAAGGGATTCTCGCTGACAAATAATGAATTTCAGCGAGTACTGAACAAGCTTGCATTCATGCCCTACGGCTTGTATCTCGTCTCGCACTCTCAAGAAGTAGAGATCGAGACGAGGACCGGCAAGTACAACAAGACCGTCCCCACATTGCCGGAGAAGGCACGGAAGATCGTGCTCGGCCTTGTCGACATGGTCCTCTTCTGCGACATCGAGGCCGTTACCGGGCCGGACAACAAGGTCGTGGGGCGGCGGGTCATGCGCACCAAGCCGAGCATCTATTATGAAGCCGGTGATCGCACCGGCAGGCTTCCCGATATCATCGACCTCGACTATGGCAAGTTCGTCGAGGCGTTCAATGCCACTGCAGGCGGCAAACAAGCTGCAAAGGAGAAGACAACATGAGTACGGACTACTGCCCTAATCAGGATTCGAGTGTCGAAGACTTCGACCTCGCTCAGTTCGACGGAAGTTATGACGAAGCGCCCATAGAAGAGCGCGAATTCGAGGATGTCCCGGATGGCAAGTATCAGGTAAACGTGGAGAATGTTGAACTCACCCGCTCTCAGACATCCGGGAATCCAATGCTCAAGTGGACCCTGAAAATCCTCGGGCCCAAGTATGCCGGAAGACTGTTGTGGCGCAACAACGTCATTACCAACGACAGCCTCAAGTGGCTCAAGACCGACCTACATACCTGCGGGGTCACCCTTGGCAAGCTATCTGAACTTCCATCCAGGCTCAACGATCTTTTGGACGTGAAGCTGGAAGTGACCAAGCGCACCCGGGGCGAGAGCGAAAGCATCTACCTAAACCGCCGCATAGTGGTAGACGACACCAGGGCGGTCGATGAGTCTGCTCTGGCTCCGTTCTAGTGAAGGCGAAGCCTGTCGTAGTAGTCGACACGCGGGAAAAAGAGCCTTACACGTTCGATCCGGCCCGAGTAGAAGTCGTTCGCCGTGCGCTTGCTGCTGGTGACTATTCTCTGCTCGGGTTGGAAAGCTCTGTGGCGGTAGAACGCAAGAGCATGGAGGACTTCGTGGGAACCGTGATTCGTGGGCGGGAGCGGTTCGCAAACGAGCTTGCCAAACTCCGAGGATGCGAATTCGCCTGCGTGGTCGTGGAAGGCAGCCTGATGGACGTTCTCTCCGGCAACTACCGGTCCGACGCCCATCCCAATGCCGTGCTCGGCTCTGCGCTTTCCATCATTGTCGACTACCGCATCCCGGTATTCTTTTGCTCAAACAGGCAAGCGGCGCGTCTGTTTGTCGAGCAGTTGCTTTTGAGACTCAGTGAGAAGGTAGATGCTACATGCCAAAACCAGGAGGTGCCACGACAAAGCTAAGAGGCCGGGTCGTGGCAGTGTTCTACGCCAGCCCGACGTTTTCGGCCGGGAAACTCAAGACAGAGGCTGGTGATAAGGTGTCGTTCGCGGGTCCCGTGTTCGTTCAAGACGGGGACCGACTCATTCTGATCGGCAGGTGGGTCAAGCACCCGAAGTTCGGTCGGCAGCTTGAAGTCGAGAGCATGGAATATGACCAGGACCTCGATGCTGAGGGGCTTGCCAACTATATAGCAAAGCACCCGGACATCAAGGGTATCGGTCCCGCGAAGGCTCGCGTCATAGCAGAGAGGTTCGGAGGTGACTTCGACCGCTGCCTTGTCGAGGAAGCAGAGCAGATAGCGCAGGCGGCCCATCTTCCGCTTGAGGCAGTCGAGCATCTGCGCGATGTCTGGCAGGAGACCGGCAAGGTAAACCAGGCAATGACCGCACTTTCGGCTTTCGGCCTCACGCATCTTCAGG
This genomic interval carries:
- a CDS encoding DUF669 domain-containing protein produces the protein MSTDYCPNQDSSVEDFDLAQFDGSYDEAPIEEREFEDVPDGKYQVNVENVELTRSQTSGNPMLKWTLKILGPKYAGRLLWRNNVITNDSLKWLKTDLHTCGVTLGKLSELPSRLNDLLDVKLEVTKRTRGESESIYLNRRIVVDDTRAVDESALAPF
- a CDS encoding ATP-binding protein, whose product is MLPTAKTPPKPNLADLTVLCYGATKIGKSTWCSYSDNAIFLSTEPGLNSLEVFQVPIRSWDELLTTCGEIAEGNHEFKTVIIDTVDNAYRMCADYVCRKFKVEHESDLGYGKGFSLTNNEFQRVLNKLAFMPYGLYLVSHSQEVEIETRTGKYNKTVPTLPEKARKIVLGLVDMVLFCDIEAVTGPDNKVVGRRVMRTKPSIYYEAGDRTGRLPDIIDLDYGKFVEAFNATAGGKQAAKEKTT
- a CDS encoding ERCC4 domain-containing protein; protein product: MKAKPVVVVDTREKEPYTFDPARVEVVRRALAAGDYSLLGLESSVAVERKSMEDFVGTVIRGRERFANELAKLRGCEFACVVVEGSLMDVLSGNYRSDAHPNAVLGSALSIIVDYRIPVFFCSNRQAARLFVEQLLLRLSEKVDATCQNQEVPRQS
- a CDS encoding PD-(D/E)XK nuclease family protein — protein: MSKRFLTTYSFWNSFRNCRKACEWRYLEELVPISRDQALSFGTLIHSCLEMWHGGSGLDAVLDFIDKSLPNRSQDESQKSDWHLATAMMTGYAARYPVEEFEIVALEKIFEGRIINPATGACSRSLIIAGKVDGIVRIGRDYYILEHKTASQLDADYLERLWTDLQISLYAHYVEQAFGIKIVGVIYNVLVKAKLQQSKGETQAEFDTRRAELLAKSKTGKTTAARKLPETDETFQERLAAKYAEPGMLHREMLYISRDQFDAMRADLWELARQFLDCRRRGAFYRNTAFCFANHRQCAYFPLCRANGNENVIANFYEVKPPHEELRSDDTADQDKETF